In Fusobacterium canifelinum, a genomic segment contains:
- a CDS encoding DEAD/DEAH box helicase translates to MEQLEKLKEFRELGLGEKVLKVLSKKGYESPTPIQRLTIPALLKNDKDIIGQAQTGTGKTAAFSLPIIENFENLEHIQAIVLTPTRELALQVAEEMNSLSTSKKMKVIPVYGGQSIDIQRKLIKTGVDVVVGTPGRVIDLIERKLLKLNSLKYFILDEADEMLNMGFVEDIEKILTFTNEDKRMLFFSATMPDEIMKVAKTHMKEYEVLAVKSRELTTDLTEQIYFEVNERDKFEALCRIIDLTKEFYGIIFCRTKTDVNEIVGRLNDRGYDAEGLHGDIGQNYREVTLKRFKSKKINILVATDVAARGIDINDLSHVINYAIPQEVESYVHRIGRTGRAGKEGTAITFITPQEYRRLLQIQKAVKKEIKKEKLPDVKDVIQAKKFRIIDDIGQILIDNDYDKFKKLAKDLLKMEDAENIVASLLKLSYSDVLDESNYNEISPVKMEDTGKTRLFIAMGRKDGMTPKKLVEFIIKKAKVKQSYIKNAEVYEGFSFVSVPFKEAEIIVEAFAQNRKGKKPLIEKAKSKK, encoded by the coding sequence ATGGAACAATTAGAAAAGTTAAAAGAATTTAGAGAATTAGGGCTTGGTGAAAAGGTATTGAAGGTGTTATCAAAAAAGGGATATGAATCTCCTACACCTATACAAAGATTAACAATACCTGCACTTTTAAAAAATGATAAAGACATAATAGGACAAGCACAAACTGGAACAGGTAAAACTGCTGCTTTTTCTTTACCAATAATAGAGAACTTTGAGAATTTAGAACATATACAAGCAATCGTTTTAACACCAACAAGAGAATTAGCTCTACAAGTTGCAGAAGAAATGAATAGTTTAAGTACAAGTAAAAAGATGAAAGTAATTCCTGTCTATGGTGGGCAATCAATAGATATCCAAAGAAAACTTATTAAAACTGGTGTGGATGTGGTTGTAGGTACACCTGGTAGAGTTATAGATTTAATTGAAAGAAAATTATTGAAGTTAAACTCATTAAAATATTTTATCTTAGATGAAGCAGATGAAATGCTTAATATGGGATTTGTTGAAGATATAGAAAAGATATTAACTTTTACAAATGAAGATAAAAGAATGTTATTTTTCTCTGCAACTATGCCTGATGAAATTATGAAAGTTGCTAAAACTCATATGAAAGAATATGAAGTTCTAGCTGTTAAAAGTAGAGAACTTACAACAGATTTAACAGAACAAATATATTTTGAAGTAAATGAAAGAGATAAGTTTGAAGCACTATGTAGAATTATAGATTTAACAAAAGAATTTTATGGTATTATTTTTTGTAGAACAAAGACTGATGTAAATGAAATTGTTGGAAGATTAAATGATAGAGGTTATGATGCTGAAGGTCTACATGGAGACATAGGGCAAAATTATAGAGAAGTTACTTTAAAAAGATTTAAATCCAAGAAAATAAATATCCTTGTTGCAACAGATGTGGCTGCGAGAGGTATAGATATAAATGATTTAAGCCATGTTATAAACTATGCTATTCCACAAGAGGTTGAAAGTTATGTACATAGAATAGGAAGAACTGGACGTGCTGGTAAAGAAGGAACTGCTATAACTTTTATAACTCCACAAGAGTATAGAAGACTTTTACAAATTCAAAAAGCAGTAAAAAAAGAAATTAAAAAAGAAAAATTACCTGATGTTAAAGATGTTATCCAAGCTAAAAAGTTTAGAATTATAGATGATATTGGGCAAATTTTAATAGATAATGATTATGATAAATTTAAAAAATTAGCTAAAGATTTACTTAAAATGGAAGATGCTGAAAATATTGTTGCCTCTCTTTTAAAATTATCATACAGTGATGTTTTAGACGAAAGCAACTATAATGAAATCTCTCCTGTCAAAATGGAAGACACTGGTAAAACAAGATTATTCATTGCTATGGGAAGAAAAGATGGTATGACACCTAAAAAATTAGTTGAATTTATTATCAAAAAAGCTAAAGTAAAACAAAGCTATATTAAAAATGCAGAAGTTTATGAAGGTTTCTCATTTGTTTCTGTACCTTTCAAAGAAGCAGAAATCATAGTTGAAGCTTTTGCACAAAATAGAAAAGGAAAAAAACCATTAATAGAAAAAGCAAAATCTAAGAAATAG
- the mltG gene encoding endolytic transglycosylase MltG has product MKKLLAIITLIILILAGTTVYQLVKKDKYNLVLEIDKDKPLKESLSVLPVSNNPFFKLYLKFRNDGKDIKAGNYELRGKFNMIELVSMLESGKSKVFKFTIIEGYTVKNIVDKLVANGKGTRENFEKALKEIDFPYPTPDGNFEGYLYPETYFIPESYDEKAILNIFLKEFLKKFPVENYPDKDEFYQKLIMASILEREAAVESEKPIMASVFYNRIAKNMTLSADSTVNFVFNYEKKRIYYKDLEVDSPYNTYKNKGLPPGPICNPTVSSVNAAYNPADTEYLFFVTKGGGEHFFSKTYKEHLDFQKNK; this is encoded by the coding sequence GTGAAGAAATTACTAGCTATTATCACATTAATAATTTTAATTTTAGCTGGTACAACTGTCTATCAGCTTGTAAAAAAAGATAAATATAATTTAGTTTTAGAAATAGATAAAGACAAACCTTTAAAGGAGTCTTTATCAGTTTTACCTGTTTCAAATAATCCTTTCTTTAAATTATATCTAAAATTTAGAAATGATGGGAAGGACATAAAAGCAGGTAACTATGAATTAAGAGGAAAATTCAATATGATAGAACTTGTTTCTATGCTTGAAAGTGGTAAATCTAAAGTATTCAAGTTTACAATAATAGAAGGATATACTGTAAAAAATATTGTTGATAAGTTGGTTGCCAATGGAAAAGGAACTAGAGAAAATTTTGAAAAAGCACTTAAGGAAATAGATTTCCCATATCCAACTCCTGATGGAAATTTTGAAGGGTATTTGTATCCTGAAACTTATTTTATACCTGAGTCTTATGATGAAAAAGCTATACTTAATATATTTTTAAAAGAATTTTTAAAGAAATTCCCAGTAGAAAATTATCCAGATAAAGATGAATTTTATCAAAAACTTATAATGGCTTCTATACTTGAAAGAGAAGCAGCTGTTGAAAGTGAAAAACCTATTATGGCATCTGTTTTCTATAATAGAATTGCTAAGAATATGACTTTATCTGCTGATTCAACAGTTAATTTTGTTTTTAACTATGAAAAGAAAAGGATATATTACAAGGATTTAGAAGTTGATTCTCCTTACAATACTTATAAAAATAAAGGATTACCTCCTGGACCTATTTGTAATCCAACTGTTAGTTCTGTTAATGCTGCTTATAATCCAGCAGACACTGAATATTTATTCTTTGTTACAAAAGGTGGGGGAGAGCACTTTTTCAGCAAAACATATAAGGAACACTTAGATTTTCAAAAAAATAAATAA
- the tilS gene encoding tRNA lysidine(34) synthetase TilS has translation MELFREILNINKKYNLIENNDTIVVGFSGGPDSVFLVEMLKKIQCFFNFKIYLVHINHLLRGEDADSDEHFSFEYAKKNHLEIFIKRIPVKEIAKEVGKTLEEVGREERYKFFSEIYEKVGATKIATAHNKDDQIETFLFRLIRGASLQGLEGIKIKNNNIIRPISEIYKKDILEYLNKNEIQYKIDKTNFENEFTRNSIRLDLIPFIEERYNIKFKDKIFSLIEEIRENNQNNSLNLTDYIDSENRIILEKIRFLSNFDKKNLFSLFLNQKNIEVNRNKIDEINSLIKSNGTKKIDLDKTYRVVKDYTHLYIEDKKEDCVINNNVIQLKIPSEQIFDNFKICVNIVENLDIPKQKNQYLLDAIYNDIIEVRYRKEGDRIFLDEKHSKKIKEIFIDQKIPKNIRDRLPIFLYNNTIFWIYNVKKAYIPKVNKNESKLIKVLITVEEVK, from the coding sequence ATGGAATTGTTTAGAGAAATATTGAATATTAATAAAAAATATAATCTTATAGAAAATAATGATACTATTGTGGTTGGGTTCTCTGGTGGACCCGACTCAGTTTTTTTAGTGGAAATGTTAAAAAAAATACAATGTTTCTTTAATTTCAAAATCTATTTAGTTCATATAAATCATCTTCTAAGAGGTGAAGATGCTGATTCTGATGAACATTTTTCTTTTGAATATGCTAAGAAAAATCATTTGGAAATTTTTATTAAAAGAATTCCTGTTAAAGAGATAGCTAAAGAAGTGGGAAAAACTCTTGAAGAAGTTGGGAGAGAGGAAAGATATAAATTTTTCTCTGAAATATATGAAAAAGTTGGTGCAACTAAAATTGCAACTGCACATAACAAAGATGACCAAATAGAAACATTTTTATTTAGACTTATAAGAGGGGCTTCTCTACAAGGTTTAGAGGGGATTAAGATAAAAAATAATAATATTATAAGACCTATCTCAGAAATATATAAAAAAGATATTCTTGAATACTTGAATAAAAATGAAATTCAATATAAAATAGACAAGACAAACTTTGAAAATGAGTTTACTAGAAATAGTATAAGATTAGATTTAATTCCTTTTATTGAAGAAAGATATAATATTAAATTTAAAGATAAAATTTTCTCTTTGATTGAAGAAATTAGAGAAAACAATCAAAATAATTCTTTAAATTTAACTGATTATATCGATTCAGAAAATAGAATAATTTTAGAAAAAATAAGATTTCTATCTAACTTTGATAAAAAAAATTTATTTAGTTTATTCTTAAATCAAAAAAATATAGAAGTTAATAGAAACAAAATTGACGAAATTAACAGTCTAATTAAAAGTAATGGAACTAAGAAAATTGATTTAGATAAAACTTATAGAGTAGTTAAAGACTATACTCATCTATATATTGAAGATAAAAAAGAGGATTGTGTTATCAATAACAATGTAATTCAATTAAAAATTCCAAGTGAACAAATCTTTGATAACTTTAAAATCTGTGTTAATATAGTAGAAAACTTAGATATTCCAAAGCAAAAAAATCAATATTTACTAGATGCTATATATAATGATATAATAGAAGTCAGATATAGGAAAGAGGGAGATAGAATTTTTTTAGATGAAAAACATTCTAAAAAAATAAAAGAGATTTTTATAGACCAAAAAATTCCTAAGAATATAAGAGATAGATTACCAATTTTTCTATATAATAACACTATATTTTGGATTTATAATGTTAAAAAAGCTTATATTCCTAAAGTAAATAAAAATGAAAGTAAACTTATAAAAGTTTTAATCACAGTGGAGGAGGTAAAATGA
- the ftsH gene encoding ATP-dependent zinc metalloprotease FtsH, producing the protein MNDNQFENEDLKNKDDSDVHEKQENKENKETKEENSQEQNDHNENKNDDKKEENNSEDKKASDEDKKQDDKFNPFNNKRDEEKRRVVGKAVKVNFNFKGLLMLIFIITLAVVVPGMMDENKNQQIVDISYSDFIKNIENKKIGVVEEKDGYVYGYKASEVKYLETKSNSIKSKLGFDGKNEVQGLKARLITNRLGEDTNLMTVINNSSVIIQSVEPPEPSLFLSIVLAFLPYIIMIGFLVFMLNRMNKGGSGGGPQIFNMGKSRAKENGENISNVTFADVAGIDEAKQELKEVVDFLKEPEKFRKIGAKIPKGVLLLGEPGTGKTLLAKAVAGEAKVPFFSMSGSEFVEMFVGVGASRVRDLFNKARKNAPCIVFIDEIDAVGRKRGTGQGGGNDEREQTLNQLLVEMDGFGTDETIIVLAATNRADVLDKALRRPGRFDRQVVVDMPDVKGREEILKVHAKGKKFAPDVDFKIIAKKTAGMAGADLANILNEGAILAARAGRTEITMADLEEASEKVQMGPERKSKVVPEEEKKMVAYHEVGHAIVGYAIGSETKVHKITMIPRGPAGGYTLFLPEEEKSFHSKKYYLDEIVTYFGGRAAEEIIFGKDCITNGAGSDIYHATAIAKNIVTRFGMTDQFGPIFLDATEEDYMLQRKYYSEQTGKEVDDEIRKIITEQYIRAKNILLENREKLEEVTTILLEKETIMGDEFEAIMKGENI; encoded by the coding sequence ATGAACGATAATCAGTTTGAAAATGAAGATTTAAAAAACAAAGATGACTCTGATGTTCACGAGAAACAAGAAAATAAAGAAAACAAAGAAACAAAAGAAGAAAATTCTCAGGAACAAAATGATCATAATGAAAATAAAAATGATGATAAAAAAGAAGAAAATAATTCTGAAGATAAAAAAGCATCTGATGAAGATAAAAAACAAGATGATAAGTTTAATCCTTTTAATAATAAAAGGGATGAAGAAAAAAGAAGAGTTGTTGGAAAGGCTGTAAAAGTAAACTTTAACTTTAAAGGTTTATTAATGCTAATCTTTATAATAACTTTGGCAGTTGTTGTTCCTGGTATGATGGATGAAAATAAAAATCAACAAATAGTTGATATAAGTTATTCAGATTTTATAAAAAATATTGAAAATAAAAAAATTGGTGTAGTTGAAGAAAAAGATGGCTATGTTTATGGCTATAAAGCAAGTGAAGTAAAATACCTTGAAACAAAATCAAATAGTATAAAATCTAAATTAGGTTTTGATGGTAAAAATGAAGTACAAGGACTTAAAGCTAGACTTATAACAAATAGATTAGGTGAGGATACTAACTTAATGACTGTTATAAATAATAGTTCTGTAATAATTCAATCTGTTGAGCCACCTGAACCTTCATTATTCCTTAGTATAGTATTAGCATTCTTACCTTATATTATAATGATAGGTTTCTTAGTATTTATGCTAAACAGAATGAATAAAGGTGGAAGTGGTGGTGGACCACAAATATTTAATATGGGTAAATCAAGAGCAAAAGAAAACGGAGAAAATATTTCTAATGTAACTTTTGCTGATGTTGCTGGTATTGATGAAGCTAAACAAGAATTAAAAGAAGTTGTTGACTTTTTAAAAGAACCTGAAAAATTTAGAAAAATTGGAGCAAAAATTCCTAAAGGTGTTCTTCTTTTAGGGGAACCAGGAACTGGTAAAACTTTACTTGCAAAGGCTGTAGCTGGAGAAGCTAAAGTACCTTTCTTTAGTATGTCTGGTTCTGAATTTGTGGAAATGTTTGTTGGAGTTGGAGCTTCAAGAGTTAGAGATTTATTCAATAAAGCAAGAAAAAATGCACCTTGTATAGTATTTATAGACGAAATAGATGCTGTTGGTAGAAAAAGAGGAACTGGACAAGGTGGAGGAAATGATGAAAGAGAACAAACTTTAAATCAACTTCTTGTTGAAATGGATGGTTTTGGTACTGATGAAACTATAATAGTTTTAGCAGCAACAAACAGAGCTGATGTATTAGATAAAGCTTTAAGAAGACCAGGAAGATTTGATAGACAAGTTGTTGTTGATATGCCTGATGTCAAAGGTAGAGAAGAAATATTAAAAGTTCATGCCAAAGGTAAAAAATTTGCTCCAGATGTAGATTTTAAAATTATTGCTAAGAAAACAGCTGGAATGGCAGGAGCAGATTTAGCTAATATCCTAAACGAAGGAGCTATCTTAGCAGCAAGAGCAGGAAGAACTGAAATAACTATGGCTGACTTAGAAGAAGCTTCTGAAAAAGTTCAAATGGGACCTGAAAGAAAATCTAAGGTTGTCCCAGAAGAAGAAAAAAAGATGGTAGCTTATCATGAAGTTGGACATGCTATTGTAGGTTATGCAATTGGAAGTGAAACAAAAGTACATAAAATAACTATGATTCCAAGAGGTCCTGCTGGAGGTTATACTTTATTTTTACCAGAAGAAGAAAAATCTTTTCACTCTAAAAAATATTATTTAGATGAAATTGTTACATATTTTGGTGGAAGAGCAGCAGAAGAAATTATTTTTGGTAAGGATTGTATTACCAATGGTGCAGGTAGTGATATTTATCATGCAACTGCTATTGCTAAGAATATTGTTACAAGATTTGGTATGACAGATCAATTTGGACCAATATTTTTAGATGCAACAGAAGAAGACTATATGCTTCAAAGAAAATATTATTCTGAACAAACTGGAAAAGAAGTTGATGATGAAATAAGAAAAATCATTACTGAACAATATATAAGAGCTAAAAATATTTTATTAGAAAATAGAGAAAAATTGGAAGAAGTTACAACTATACTACTTGAAAAAGAAACTATTATGGGAGATGAATTTGAAGCCATAATGAAAGGTGAAAATATTTAA
- the rpsO gene encoding 30S ribosomal protein S15, producing the protein MRTKAEIVKEFGKSEADTGSTEVQIALLTEKINHLTEHLRVHKKDFHSRLGLLKMVGQRKRLLAYLTKKDLEGYRALIAKLGIRK; encoded by the coding sequence ATGAGAACAAAGGCAGAAATTGTAAAAGAATTTGGAAAATCAGAAGCAGATACTGGATCAACTGAAGTTCAAATAGCTCTACTTACTGAAAAAATTAATCACTTAACTGAACACCTAAGAGTGCATAAAAAAGACTTCCACTCAAGATTAGGATTACTTAAAATGGTTGGGCAAAGAAAAAGATTACTTGCTTACCTAACTAAGAAAGATCTTGAAGGATACAGAGCTTTAATTGCTAAATTAGGAATAAGAAAGTAA
- a CDS encoding YibE/F family protein produces MKKFLVFVIFLLCSIITFSDEINDKSETKEEYLSGKIIALVSEENSDEDGIAKLQKFNVKLLEGVDKGEVVEIDFPIYKDDEYNINAKVGDRVVVYKTFDNYGNDEMQMQYYISDVDKRIELYIMGIGFVALVLLIARKNGLKALFALIVTIAFIIQIFIPAIYKGYSPILFAIITAIFSSLVTIYFTVGMNKKFFIALLGVTSGVLIAGILSYIFTYRMRLNGFLDPELLSSAYLFKNINMKEVIPAGVIIGSLGAVMDVAVSIASSINELHETDPNMSKKSMFKSAINIGNDIIGTMINTLILAYIASAIFTLLLIYMQANEYPLIRILNFQDIAVEIMKSVCGSIGILVAVPLTAYIGTLIYKKK; encoded by the coding sequence ATGAAAAAGTTTCTTGTATTTGTAATATTTTTATTGTGTTCTATTATTACTTTTTCAGATGAGATAAATGACAAAAGTGAAACAAAAGAAGAATACCTATCTGGAAAAATTATTGCTCTTGTTTCTGAAGAGAACTCAGATGAAGACGGCATAGCAAAACTTCAGAAATTTAATGTAAAGCTTTTAGAAGGTGTTGATAAAGGTGAAGTTGTGGAAATTGACTTCCCTATTTACAAAGACGATGAATATAATATCAATGCCAAAGTTGGTGATAGAGTCGTTGTCTATAAGACATTTGACAATTATGGTAATGATGAAATGCAAATGCAATATTATATCTCTGATGTAGATAAAAGAATAGAGCTATATATAATGGGAATTGGGTTTGTTGCTCTTGTTCTTTTAATTGCTAGAAAAAATGGTTTAAAAGCTCTGTTTGCTCTAATAGTAACTATTGCTTTTATTATACAAATTTTTATTCCTGCAATATATAAAGGCTATTCACCCATACTTTTTGCTATAATAACTGCTATATTTTCATCATTGGTAACAATATATTTTACAGTGGGTATGAATAAAAAGTTTTTTATTGCCTTACTAGGTGTTACAAGTGGAGTTTTAATAGCAGGTATTCTCTCATATATATTTACATATAGAATGCGTCTTAATGGTTTTCTAGACCCTGAGCTTTTATCCTCTGCCTATCTTTTTAAAAACATAAACATGAAGGAAGTTATTCCAGCTGGTGTTATTATAGGGAGTTTAGGAGCAGTAATGGATGTAGCAGTTTCTATAGCATCATCTATTAATGAATTACATGAAACAGATCCAAATATGTCTAAAAAATCTATGTTTAAATCTGCTATAAATATTGGCAATGATATTATAGGAACCATGATTAATACATTAATTCTTGCCTATATTGCAAGTGCTATATTTACATTATTACTTATCTATATGCAAGCAAACGAATATCCACTTATTAGAATTTTAAATTTCCAAGATATTGCTGTTGAAATTATGAAATCTGTCTGTGGAAGTATTGGAATTTTAGTAGCAGTTCCTTTAACAGCATATATTGGAACTTTGATTTATAAGAAAAAATAA
- a CDS encoding M20 family metallopeptidase, producing MKELLNKYIDSISNEILAMADSIFDDPELGLNEFRAMKKITDFLEKNNFKVEKNIYGFETAFRAKYTSGKGGINIGLLCEYDALEGLGHACAHHMQGPSIIATAVALKEVLKDYDFNIIVYGTPAEETLGAKVAMDKNGAFRDIDVALMMHGSPMTTTDVKSMALSNFDIIFHGVSSHAALAPEKGRSALDGLLILFQGIEFLREHVKEDTKMHYTIVDAGGPANVVPKYAKAKVSLRSYDRKYLDDVVRRFKKVVEGAAMMTETTCEIIETKSLDSKIPVLSLNRILMENAEFLNAPRIQAPRERTGSTDFGNVMYKVPGSCIRIAFVPLGTSSHSDTFIECGKNEDAHNAILLASKILADSVYDLLSKPELMKEVQEEFKKNKEAKY from the coding sequence ATGAAAGAATTATTAAATAAATATATAGATAGTATATCAAATGAAATTTTAGCTATGGCAGATTCAATTTTTGATGATCCAGAACTAGGTTTAAATGAATTTAGAGCTATGAAAAAAATAACTGATTTTTTAGAGAAAAATAATTTTAAAGTAGAAAAAAATATTTATGGTTTTGAAACAGCTTTTAGAGCAAAATATACTTCTGGAAAAGGAGGTATCAATATTGGTTTGCTTTGTGAATATGATGCACTTGAAGGATTAGGACATGCTTGTGCTCACCATATGCAAGGACCTTCTATTATTGCAACAGCTGTGGCATTGAAAGAAGTTTTAAAAGATTATGATTTTAATATTATTGTTTATGGAACACCAGCAGAAGAAACATTAGGTGCTAAGGTAGCTATGGATAAAAATGGAGCATTTAGAGATATAGATGTAGCTCTTATGATGCATGGTTCACCTATGACTACAACTGATGTAAAATCTATGGCTCTTTCAAATTTTGATATTATATTTCATGGTGTTTCTTCTCATGCAGCATTAGCACCAGAAAAAGGAAGAAGTGCCTTAGATGGATTGTTAATTTTATTTCAAGGGATAGAATTTTTAAGAGAACATGTAAAAGAAGATACAAAAATGCACTATACTATTGTTGATGCAGGAGGTCCAGCAAATGTTGTTCCAAAGTATGCAAAAGCGAAAGTTAGTTTAAGATCTTATGATAGAAAATATTTAGATGATGTTGTAAGAAGATTTAAAAAAGTAGTTGAAGGTGCAGCTATGATGACTGAAACTACTTGTGAAATTATAGAAACAAAGTCACTTGATAGTAAAATACCTGTTTTATCCTTGAATAGAATATTGATGGAAAACGCAGAGTTTTTAAATGCTCCAAGAATACAAGCTCCAAGAGAGAGAACAGGTTCAACTGATTTTGGAAATGTAATGTACAAAGTGCCGGGTTCTTGCATAAGAATTGCCTTTGTTCCACTAGGAACTTCGTCTCATTCAGATACATTTATAGAATGTGGAAAAAATGAAGATGCTCATAATGCAATTTTACTTGCTTCAAAAATTTTAGCAGATAGTGTCTATGACTTACTTTCTAAACCTGAACTTATGAAAGAAGTGCAAGAAGAATTTAAGAAAAATAAAGAAGCAAAATATTAG